The Thermotoga neapolitana DSM 4359 sequence GTTTGCTTCCATCATGAAGGAACTTCAACTGTACGAAGAAGCAGAACCCACCGGATACGAAATCGTGAAGGATCATAAGACCTTCGAAGATCTCATCGAAAAGCTGAAGGAGGTTCCATCTTTTGCCCTGGACCTTGAAACGTCCTCCCTTGACCCGTTCAACTGTGAGATAGTCGGCATCTCCGTGTCGTTCAAACCGAAAACAGCTTATTACATTCCACTTCATCACAGAAACGCCCAGAATCTTGATGAAACACTGGTGCTGTCGAAGTTGAAAGAGATCCTCGAAGACCCGTCTTCGAAGATTGTGGGTCAGAACCTGAAGTACGACTACAAGGTTCTTATGGTAAAGGGTATATCGCCAGTTTATCCGCATTTTGACACGATGATAGCTGCATATTTGCTGGAGCCAAACGAGAAAAAATTCAATCTCGAAGATCTGTCTTTGAAATTTCTCGGATACAAAATGACGTCTTATCAGGAACTGATGTCGTTTTCCTCACCACTTTTTGGTTTCAGCTTTGCGGATGTTCCGGTAGACAAGGCTGCGAACTACTCCTGCGAGGATGCAGACATCACTTATAGGCTCTACAAGATACTCAGCATGAAGCTCCATGAAGCGGAACTTGAGAACGTCTTCTACAGGATAGAGATGCCGCTTGTGAACGTTCTTGCACGCATGGAATTGAACGGGGTGTATGTGGACACAGAATTCCTGAAAAAGCTCTCGGAGGAGTACGGCAAAAAGCTCGAGGAACTGGCCGAAAAAATCTACCAGATAGCAGGTGAGCCCTTCAACATCAATTCTCCAAAACAGGTTTCAAAGATCCTTTTTGAGAAGCTGGGAATAAAACCCCGTGGAAAAACGACAAAAACAGGAGAGTACTCTACCAGGATAGAGGTGTTGGAAGAGATAGCGAATGAGCACGAGATAGTACCCCTCATTCTCGAGTACAGAAAGATCCAGAAACTGAAATCGACCTACATAGACACCCTTCCGAAACTTGTGAACCCGAAAACCGGAAGAATTCATGCATCTTTCCACCAGACGGGTACCGCCACTGGCAGGTTGAGTAGCAGTGATCCAAATCTTCAGAATCTTCCGACAAAGAGCGAAGAGGGAAAAGAAATTAGAAAAGCGATTGTGCCCCAGGATCCAGACTGGTGGATCGTCAGTGCGGATTATTCCCAAATAGAACTCAGAATCCTCGCTCATCTCAGTGGTGATGAGAACCTTGTGAAGGCCTTCGAGGAGGGCATCGATGTGCACACCTTGACTGCCTCCAGGATCTACAACGTAAAGCCAGAAGAAGTGAACGAAGAAATGCGACGGGTTGGAAAGATGGTGAACTTCTCTATAATATACGGTGTCACACCGTACGGTCTTTCTGTGAGACTTGGAATACCGGTTAAAGAAGCAGAAAAGATGATTATCAGCTATTTCACACTGTATCCAAAGGTGCGAAGCTACATCCAGCAGGTTGTTGCAGAGGCAAAAGAGAAGGGCTACGTCAGGACTCTCTTTGGAAGAAAAAGAGATATTCCCCAGCTCATGGCAAGGGACAAGAACACCCAGTCCGAAGGCGAAAGAATCGCAATAAACACCCCCATTCAGGGAACGGCGGCAGATATAATAAAATTGGCTATGATAGATATAGACGAGGAGCTGAGAAAAAGAAACATGAAATCCAGAATGATCATTCAGGTTCATGACGAACTGGTCTTCGAGGTTCCCGATGAGGAAAAAGAAGAACTAGTTGATCTGGTGAAGAACAAAATGACAAATGTGGTGAAACTCTCTGTGCCTCTTGAGGTTGACATAAGCATCGGAAAAAGCTGGTCTTGAAGGAGGAATTGGTATGGATGCGAAGATAGTGAACGCCCTCATTGGATCTGTGTACGAGACCATAAAAAGTGTGTTGAGGGTGGAACCAAAACTGGGAAAGCCGTCTGCGGTGTCGCACATAGAGATTCCCCACTCGGTGGTTACCGTTATCGGTGTGACGGGTAGTATAGAAGGAAGCCTGATTTATTCTTTTTCTTCAGAAACGGCTCTGAAGGTCGTTTCTGCAATGATGGGCATGGAGTACGGTCAGCTTGACGAGCTTGCCATGAGCGCCATAGGAGAGCTTGGAAACATGACGGCTGGAAAACTCGCGATGAAACTTGAAACCCTTGGAAAACACGTTGATATCACACCTCCCACGGTGGTGAGTGGAAAAGACCTCAAGATAAAAAGCTTCGGAACTGTTTTGAAACTACCGATCTCTGTTTTCTCAAACGAGGACTTCGACCTTCATCTGTCTGTAAAAAGTGGAGGGTGATGCATATTTCAAAGAATCTTTTTAGGGACTTTGGGAAATACAACATGGTTGTCATGTTTACTACAACGTTGATATCGAACATAGTGGTAGGGGCTTTGCTGGGGTACTATCTGGACAAATGGACGTTCAAAAACGGAATTTTACTCTTTGTTTTTACAATTTTAGG is a genomic window containing:
- a CDS encoding chemotaxis protein CheX — translated: MDAKIVNALIGSVYETIKSVLRVEPKLGKPSAVSHIEIPHSVVTVIGVTGSIEGSLIYSFSSETALKVVSAMMGMEYGQLDELAMSAIGELGNMTAGKLAMKLETLGKHVDITPPTVVSGKDLKIKSFGTVLKLPISVFSNEDFDLHLSVKSGG
- a CDS encoding AtpZ/AtpI family protein, whose product is MHISKNLFRDFGKYNMVVMFTTTLISNIVVGALLGYYLDKWTFKNGILLFVFTILGIFSGLYNGFKILLKESERYDKSEKTNKKDDGSDNDSGTG
- the polA gene encoding DNA polymerase I, with protein sequence MARLFLFDGTALAYRAYYALDRSLSTSTGIPTNAVYGVARMLVKFIKEHIIPEKDYAAVAFDKKAATFRHKLLEAYKAQRPKTPDLLVQQLPYIKRLIEALGFKVLELEGYEADDIIATLAVKGCTFFDEIFIITGDKDMLQLVNEKIKVWRIVKGISDLELYDSKKVKERYGVEPHQIPDLLALTGDEIDNIPGVTGIGEKTAVQLLGKYRNLEDILEHARELPQRVRKALLRDREVAILSKKLATLVTNAPVEVDWEEMKYRGYDKRKLLPILKELEFASIMKELQLYEEAEPTGYEIVKDHKTFEDLIEKLKEVPSFALDLETSSLDPFNCEIVGISVSFKPKTAYYIPLHHRNAQNLDETLVLSKLKEILEDPSSKIVGQNLKYDYKVLMVKGISPVYPHFDTMIAAYLLEPNEKKFNLEDLSLKFLGYKMTSYQELMSFSSPLFGFSFADVPVDKAANYSCEDADITYRLYKILSMKLHEAELENVFYRIEMPLVNVLARMELNGVYVDTEFLKKLSEEYGKKLEELAEKIYQIAGEPFNINSPKQVSKILFEKLGIKPRGKTTKTGEYSTRIEVLEEIANEHEIVPLILEYRKIQKLKSTYIDTLPKLVNPKTGRIHASFHQTGTATGRLSSSDPNLQNLPTKSEEGKEIRKAIVPQDPDWWIVSADYSQIELRILAHLSGDENLVKAFEEGIDVHTLTASRIYNVKPEEVNEEMRRVGKMVNFSIIYGVTPYGLSVRLGIPVKEAEKMIISYFTLYPKVRSYIQQVVAEAKEKGYVRTLFGRKRDIPQLMARDKNTQSEGERIAINTPIQGTAADIIKLAMIDIDEELRKRNMKSRMIIQVHDELVFEVPDEEKEELVDLVKNKMTNVVKLSVPLEVDISIGKSWS